A genomic segment from Lates calcarifer isolate ASB-BC8 linkage group LG13, TLL_Latcal_v3, whole genome shotgun sequence encodes:
- the spinb gene encoding spindlin b yields MKTPFKSPAAPRPRADGGHSGVSANMMKKKNSHKKQRTSVGPSKTLAQPRRNIVGCRIQHIWKEGSKSSQWKGTVLDQVPVNPSLYLIKYDGFDCIYGLELYSDERVVGLEVLPDRVAPARVSDSLLAETMIGKAVEHMFETEDGPKEEWRGMVLARAPIMTSWFYITYEKDPVLYMYQLLDDYKEGDLRIMPDSNDSVTAEREPGEVVDSLVGKQVEYAKEDGGKRSGMVIHQVEAKPSVYFIKFDDDFHIYVYDLVKTS; encoded by the exons ATGAAGACCCCATTCAAGAGCCCAGCGGCCCCGCGGCCCCGAGCAGACGGGG gacaTTCAGGTGTGTCTGCAAAcatgatgaagaaaaagaacTCGCACAA GAAACAGAGGACCAGTGTTGGTCCCAGTAAGACTCTGGCTCAGCCCAGAAGGAACATAGTGGGCTGCAGGATCCAGCACATCTGGAAGGAGGGCA gtaAGTCGTCTCAGTGGAAGGGAACGGTCCTGGACCAGGTCCCCGTCAACCCCTCCCTCTACCTGATCAAATACGACGGCTTCGACTGCATCTACGGCCTGGAGCTGTACAGCGACGAGCGGGTGGTGGGGCTGGAGGTGCTGCCCGACAGAGTGG CTCCAGCCCGTGTGAGCGACTCATTGCTGGCGGAGACGATGATCGGCAAAGCAGTGGAGCACATGTTTGAGACGGAGGACGGGCCgaaggaggagtggagggggaTGGTTCTGGCCCGAGCTCCGATCATGACCTCCTGGTTCTACATCACATACGAGAAAGACCCGGTTCTCTACATGTACCAGCTGCTGGATGACTACAAGGAGGGAGACCTCCGCATCATGCCCGACTCCA acGACAGTGTAACGGCGGAGCGGGAGCCTGGCGAGGTGGTCGACAGTCTGGTGGGCAAACAGGTCGAGTACGCCAAAGAGGACGGCGGGAAGCGGTCGGGTATGGTTATCCACCAGGTGGAGGCCAAACCCTCCGTCTACTTCATTAAGTTTGACGACGACTTCCACATCTACGTCTACGACCTGGTCAAGACCTCCTAA